ACTTGCAATATGTGAGTGAAACAGGTGATGCATCAATGGAGTATGTTTCTCTCTGGGCTGATCCCTATGTGTTACCCTATTATTTAGCATTTGTTAAAGCGTTTCGTGACCACTTTCGTACTAAAGTTCATTTAATTGATGAGATAAATATTAGTATGGGACCAGCAGGAGAATTACGCTATCCAAGCTATAACGCGCACGATTGGGGCGATTACCCTAATCGCGGTACACTGCAGTGTTACAGCCCACTTGCTCAGAGAGATTGGAATCTCTATTTACGCAAGAAATACCATTCAATAGGGGCATTTAATGCAACCTTTGGCACGCAATTTAATGATTTTGATGAAATCAGTATGCCTAGCGCCGATAGTTTATTTGAACATAAGAAATACATCTATAGTGCATGGGGGAGAGAGTTATTAACGTGGTATAACGATCGATTAGTACAACATGGACGAGATGTACTTGAAGGTGTTCTTATGTTGTTTTCTGATAGTGATTATATTAATGCCCCAATCGGGATAAAAATCCCCGGTATTCACTGGGAAATTAGTGATCCTAAAATGCCACGTGCCGCGGAAATATCAGCTGGCTTGATTCGTGTTCATCCTAATTTAAGCAAGTTAAATTCTGGGGAATATGTACAGCTACTTAAGGGGATTATACCAGCGCAACATTTGTCTCGGGTCGTGGTTCACTTCACTTGTTTAGAAATGGTTAATAAGGATCACGAAGGTTACTCTCGAGCCGAAGATCTCGTTAACTGGATGGCTGATGCAGCCTATGAAGTTGGCGTTGAATTGATGGGAGAAAATGCCTTAGCTGGTGAGTTGTATGGTAAGCAAGGCTGGCAACAGATGGAAAGAGCGTTAACTCGCACGCCAGGTTATGGTGGTATTACTTTATTGCGTATGCAGAATTTCTTTGATGACAGTAAGTTACCTTTAGCTGAACTTAAATCGTTAGTGAATCGTTCTATTTGAAATAGATAAAAGAGAGGATGGCATCGCCATCCTCTCTTTTTACTTTAAGTAAGGGTGAGATTGCGTTATTTATAAAAAGAGTGATCACCTTGCTGGTGCTCAGTGATATCTCGTACAGCATGAAGCTCACCAGAAAACTCTTCTAGTAACTCTTTTTCGATGCCTTCTTTGAGTGTTAAATCCACTTGGGAGCAACCGTTACAACCGCCTCCAAACTCAATGATAGCGACCTTATCTTCTGTTATTTCAATTAGTTTAATAAATCCACCGTGACTTGATAGCTGTGGATTTATTTGCACTTGAATGACATATTCGACACGATCTAACAGTGGTGCATCATCTTTAACACGACGCATTTTGGCATTCGGTGCTTTTAATGTTAGTTGTGTACCTGCCTCCTCTTCAACAAGATCGATAAAAGCTTCTTCTAAAAAAGGTAAGCTTACATCATCGACTAATGCATCAAAGTCTGCGAAGTTTAAGCGTGTATCGCTTCCTTCCACTGCTTCTGGTGGGCAGTAAGAAACACCACATTCAGCTTTTGGGGTACCAGGGTTGATAACAAAAATGCGTATATTTGTG
This window of the Psychromonas sp. MME1 genome carries:
- the nfuA gene encoding Fe-S biogenesis protein NfuA → MIEITPVAQAHFKKLLEQQKEGTNIRIFVINPGTPKAECGVSYCPPEAVEGSDTRLNFADFDALVDDVSLPFLEEAFIDLVEEEAGTQLTLKAPNAKMRRVKDDAPLLDRVEYVIQVQINPQLSSHGGFIKLIEITEDKVAIIEFGGGCNGCSQVDLTLKEGIEKELLEEFSGELHAVRDITEHQQGDHSFYK